One Vanacampus margaritifer isolate UIUO_Vmar chromosome 20, RoL_Vmar_1.0, whole genome shotgun sequence DNA window includes the following coding sequences:
- the LOC144040398 gene encoding LOW QUALITY PROTEIN: beta-1,4-galactosyltransferase 1-like (The sequence of the model RefSeq protein was modified relative to this genomic sequence to represent the inferred CDS: substituted 1 base at 1 genomic stop codon) — MQPLYIYRKIFRMISQTLKNAFCLLLIASVIIVACLLVFFSKSSSLIFFTKSDGSVSRSAEAPLQELHETGPTARNFSQGNNLTSNAANKILGVCPDTPPDLVGPLRVEFDHRLSLDKVMTEVSASSLLIRGRYKPPNCIAQYKVAIIIPFRNRDEHLKHWLYYLHPILMRQQLDYGVYVINQAGEGVFNRAKLLNVGFVEALKDYDYDCFVFSDVDLVPMDDRNLYRCFDNPRHLAVAMDKFHFSLPYNSXFGGVCSLSKEQYLRINGFPNTFWGWGGEDDDIYNRIIFRGMSISRPNMLIGKYKMIKHNRDLHNEVNPVNPDKVGKTQKTINQDGFSSLHYKVSTVERHPSCIFISVDIEAPSSIRG, encoded by the exons ATGCAGCCTCTCTATATCTATAGGAAGATTTTCAGAATGATATCACAAACactgaaaaatgcattttgctTGTTACTGATCGCCTCTGTGATCATTGTGGCGTGCTTACTCGTGTTCTTCAGCAAGTCTagcagtttgattttttttaccaagtcAGATGGCTCAGTTTCCAGGAGCGCAGAAGCCCCCCTGCAGGAGCTGCATGAAACTGGACCAACAGCAAGAAACTTCAGTCAAGGCAATAACTTGACCTCGAATGCCGCAAACAAGATTTTAGGGGTCTGTCCTGACACCCCTCCGGATCTTGTAGGTCCTCTGCGTGTGGAGTTTGATCATAGACTTTCCCTGGACAAGGTCATGACGGAGGTCAGCGCTTCTTCTCTATTGATAAGGGGACGATACAAGCCTCCCAATTGTATTGCCCAGTACAAG GTGGCGATAATCATCCCTTTCCGCAACCGAGATGAGCACCTGAAACACTGGCTTTATTACCTGCATCCCATTCTGATGCGGCAACAATTGGACTACGGGGTGTATGTCATCAACCAAGCTGGAGAGGGAGTGTTTAACAGGGCCAAGCTGCTGAATGTGGGCTTTGTGGAGGCCCTAAAGGATTACGACTATGATTGTTTTGTCTTCTCTGATGTAGACCTGGTGCCTATGGATGACCGCAACCTGTACAGGTGTTTTGACAATCCCAGGCACTTGGCTGTGGCTATGGATAAATTCCACTTCAGTTTACCCTACAATTCTTAATTTGGAGGTGTCTGCTCATTATCCAAGGAGCAATACCTGAGGATTAATGGCTTCCCAAACACTTTCTGGGGCTGGGGCGGCGAGGATGATGATATATATAACCGAATCATCTTCCGAGGGATGTCCATTTCTCGGCCAAACATGCTGATTGGAAAGTACAAGATGATTAAACATAATAGGGACCTGCACAATGAGGTCAACCCAGTGAATCCTGACAAAGTCGGAAAAACCCAAAAGACAATTAATCAAGATGGTTTCAGCTCGCTTCATTACAAAGTCAGTACTGTTGAAAGACATCcatcttgtatttttattagtgTTGATATTGAAGCTCCATCATCTATACGAGGATGA